The proteins below are encoded in one region of Brachyspira intermedia PWS/A:
- a CDS encoding bactofilin family protein — MARKDMVNSVIGDGSSFKGTFIVKGSFQIDGKFEGELKIDGHLIIGPNGKVKTSTILTESITIAGTLIGNIAAEKEVILIETGRVLGNIEAPKIDVGEGAVIQGEMTITGGQKKDITKVVHESFTGIKIEDEMSENNNTSDNNLSSDNTSSSDNNTYNSYDSYNTDNNNSNNSIFN; from the coding sequence ATGGCAAGAAAAGACATGGTAAACAGTGTTATAGGAGATGGTTCATCTTTTAAAGGAACTTTTATCGTAAAAGGTTCTTTTCAAATAGATGGAAAATTTGAAGGTGAATTAAAAATAGACGGACATTTAATTATAGGACCTAATGGTAAGGTAAAAACAAGCACTATTCTAACAGAAAGTATTACAATAGCAGGTACTTTGATTGGTAATATAGCTGCTGAAAAAGAAGTTATATTGATAGAAACAGGAAGAGTTTTAGGTAATATAGAAGCTCCTAAAATAGATGTAGGTGAAGGTGCTGTTATACAGGGAGAAATGACTATTACAGGCGGACAGAAAAAAGATATCACAAAAGTAGTGCATGAATCTTTTACAGGTATAAAAATTGAAGATGAGATGTCAGAAAATAATAATACTTCTGATAATAATTTGTCATCAGATAATACTTCCTCATCAGATAATAATACTTATAATAGTTATGACTCTTATAATACAGATAATAATAATTCAAATAATAGTATTTTTAATTAA
- a CDS encoding FkbM family methyltransferase, translating into MKEINNILEECRKIVNKNFSKEEIEKIESNDNFIKAMMNEENNNSFDIFYNMLKDSFSKEIFKKVIRYRYMLSFHRDVHMNFKKEVLFSFKYGIISTYKWIMSMISFLIFNRIFLPKEIGAFALFHIFKMKQYDIKDIFEVRNDSVVFDVGAWKGDTAYFFSKKCNDDAKIYAFEPDANAFEILKIMKEKYKLNNVILENILFSNRNETIDFVSMIPNTPVVKMNATTIDEFVESNNIKRIDYLKMDVEGAEKHILEGAVNTIKKFRPSLAIAIYHGGELFMEDFYKVPIFIKEITENYEYYIRTFSPWGGETILFCIPKK; encoded by the coding sequence ATGAAAGAGATAAATAATATATTAGAAGAATGCAGAAAGATAGTAAATAAAAACTTCAGTAAAGAAGAAATAGAAAAAATAGAAAGCAATGATAATTTTATAAAAGCTATGATGAATGAAGAAAATAATAATAGCTTTGATATTTTTTATAATATGCTTAAAGATTCTTTTTCAAAAGAAATTTTTAAAAAAGTTATAAGATACAGATACATGCTTTCATTTCATAGAGATGTTCATATGAATTTTAAGAAAGAAGTTTTATTTAGTTTTAAATATGGCATAATATCCACTTATAAATGGATTATGAGTATGATTTCTTTTTTAATTTTTAATAGGATATTTTTGCCTAAAGAGATAGGTGCTTTTGCTTTATTTCATATATTTAAAATGAAGCAATATGATATAAAAGATATTTTTGAGGTAAGAAATGATAGCGTAGTATTTGATGTTGGTGCTTGGAAAGGTGATACAGCTTATTTCTTTTCAAAAAAATGTAATGATGATGCAAAAATATATGCTTTTGAGCCTGATGCAAATGCTTTTGAAATATTAAAAATTATGAAAGAAAAATATAAGTTAAATAATGTTATTTTAGAAAATATTCTTTTTTCTAATAGAAATGAAACTATTGATTTTGTTTCTATGATACCAAATACTCCCGTTGTTAAGATGAATGCTACTACAATAGATGAATTTGTTGAAAGTAATAATATAAAAAGAATAGATTATTTAAAAATGGATGTAGAAGGAGCTGAAAAGCATATATTGGAAGGGGCTGTAAATACAATAAAAAAATTTCGTCCATCTCTTGCTATTGCCATATATCATGGAGGAGAGCTTTTTATGGAGGATTTTTATAAAGTACCAATATTTATAAAAGAAATAACAGAAAATTACGAATATTATATAAGAACATTTTCTCCTTGGGGAGGAGAGACAATACTTTTTTGTATACCTAAAAAATAA
- the hisA gene encoding 1-(5-phosphoribosyl)-5-[(5-phosphoribosylamino)methylideneamino]imidazole-4-carboxamide isomerase, whose product MYILPAIDLKNGEVVRLVEGDYDNKTTYFKDPLEVLDFFIESGSSYLHVVDLDGASDGETINFKTIEKIIKKCDLFVEVGGGIRNEETIKKYLDIGVKRTILGTVAVENIDFTNNMINKYKEHIAVSIDSRDRMIAVKGWKEIKKEDSVEFCIKLDSMGIDTIIYTDISKDGKLSGTNLDIYKELREKISCNIIASGGVTFEEEIIKLRDMKINGAIVGKAIYEGRMDLKRIIEIAKQ is encoded by the coding sequence ATGTATATATTGCCTGCGATAGATTTGAAAAACGGAGAGGTTGTACGGCTTGTAGAAGGAGATTATGATAATAAAACAACTTACTTTAAAGATCCTTTGGAAGTTTTGGATTTTTTTATTGAGAGCGGAAGCAGTTATTTGCATGTTGTTGATTTAGACGGGGCAAGCGACGGAGAAACTATTAATTTTAAAACGATAGAAAAAATAATAAAAAAATGCGATTTATTTGTAGAAGTAGGCGGCGGTATAAGAAATGAGGAAACTATCAAGAAGTATTTGGATATAGGTGTTAAAAGAACAATATTAGGAACTGTCGCTGTTGAAAATATTGATTTTACTAATAATATGATTAATAAGTATAAAGAGCATATAGCGGTATCTATTGATTCAAGAGATAGAATGATAGCTGTTAAAGGATGGAAAGAGATAAAAAAAGAAGATTCTGTTGAATTTTGTATTAAATTGGATAGCATGGGAATAGATACTATTATATATACAGATATTTCAAAAGATGGTAAACTTTCTGGTACTAATTTGGATATTTATAAAGAGTTAAGAGAAAAAATTTCCTGTAATATCATAGCTTCAGGCGGTGTTACATTTGAAGAAGAAATTATAAAATTAAGAGATATGAAGATTAATGGTGCTATAGTTGGAAAAGCTATATATGAAGGCAGAATGGATTTAAAAAGAATAATAGAAATAGCAAAGCAGTAA
- a CDS encoding ATPase produces the protein MLILSESRINVIENIKTISRFKENKTEIKTLFYNFDYNNNINFNYNKYDNTSYNINISPVLKDNKIPKDDNIELNYNTIINNDDSASIEEKKLNIPNINNTIYMMNKKTDNVGNREETYITSNIEYNTLTAYLIEILKNKNEQPIIEMLSFFNKNIKAISVLNNDIYINIEGMNKLVILNLMGEGLKKYLSIILPIAANKNNVILADDIASSLDNETAKYLFKSILNLSRNNDMQMFFTINNYETLKLLHETVNDSEEFNDIKESINIINIANTEEEGFKSYNYNIDNVKELL, from the coding sequence ATGCTTATTTTATCAGAATCTCGTATTAATGTAATAGAGAATATAAAAACTATTAGCCGATTCAAAGAAAATAAAACTGAAATAAAAACATTATTTTATAATTTTGATTATAACAACAATATAAATTTTAATTATAATAAATATGATAATACAAGCTACAATATAAATATCAGCCCAGTATTAAAAGATAATAAAATACCTAAAGATGATAATATAGAATTAAACTATAATACCATAATAAATAATGATGATTCTGCCTCCATAGAAGAAAAAAAATTAAATATTCCAAACATCAATAATACTATATATATGATGAATAAAAAAACTGATAATGTAGGAAATAGAGAAGAAACATATATAACAAGTAATATAGAATATAATACATTAACAGCATATTTAATAGAAATTTTAAAAAATAAAAATGAACAGCCTATAATAGAAATGCTTTCATTTTTCAATAAAAATATAAAAGCAATAAGTGTACTTAACAATGATATTTATATTAATATTGAAGGAATGAATAAATTAGTAATATTGAATTTAATGGGTGAAGGATTAAAAAAATATTTATCTATAATACTTCCAATAGCTGCAAATAAAAATAATGTGATTTTAGCAGATGATATAGCCAGCTCTTTAGACAATGAAACAGCTAAATATTTATTTAAAAGCATTTTAAATTTAAGCAGAAACAATGATATGCAAATGTTTTTCACAATCAATAATTATGAAACATTAAAACTTTTACATGAAACAGTAAACGATAGTGAAGAGTTTAATGATATAAAAGAATCAATAAACATTATAAATATAGCGAATACTGAAGAAGAAGGGTTTAAATCTTATAATTATAATATTGATAATGTAAAGGAATTATTATAA
- a CDS encoding tetratricopeptide repeat protein produces the protein MGLFEDAIKDYDRAIELDNNYFEAYCNRANAKYNLGLYKEALKDYKKALELDTTNNTVIENIKNIENKYGLK, from the coding sequence ATGGGACTTTTTGAAGATGCTATAAAAGATTATGACAGAGCAATAGAACTTGATAATAATTATTTTGAAGCTTACTGTAATAGAGCAAATGCTAAATATAATTTGGGATTATATAAAGAAGCATTAAAAGATTATAAAAAAGCTTTGGAATTAGATACTACTAATAATACTGTCATAGAAAATATAAAAAATATTGAAAACAAATACGGTTTGAAATGA
- a CDS encoding DUF2971 domain-containing protein, whose amino-acid sequence MWAHYANKHKGICIAYDITDFFNEKDVLLEKLMYTTKLTFDYKNELDNFFNIEDEYHRLESDNIYPLHLFLTKNVQWMYENEFRLIKYIGNINNIINIDGYDFIKYKDNENSDYKIKIRKKIHIKHIYLGKDIEGNDQKIIKEIADKKTIPVSKIKCKKSNLYELESYDL is encoded by the coding sequence ATGTGGGCACATTATGCTAATAAACATAAGGGTATATGTATTGCTTATGATATTACAGATTTTTTTAATGAAAAAGATGTTTTATTAGAAAAGTTAATGTATACAACAAAATTAACTTTTGATTATAAAAATGAATTGGATAATTTTTTTAATATTGAAGATGAATATCATCGTTTAGAAAGCGATAATATATATCCTTTACATCTATTTTTAACTAAAAATGTGCAATGGATGTATGAAAATGAATTTAGATTAATTAAATACATAGGTAATATTAATAATATTATTAATATTGATGGATATGATTTTATTAAATATAAAGATAATGAAAATAGTGATTATAAAATTAAAATAAGAAAAAAAATTCATATTAAACATATTTATTTAGGAAAAGATATAGAAGGAAATGACCAAAAAATTATAAAAGAGATAGCAGATAAAAAAACTATCCCTGTTTCAAAAATAAAATGTAAAAAAAGTAATCTATATGAACTAGAAAGTTATGATTTGTAA
- a CDS encoding tetratricopeptide repeat protein: protein MKCNCYGKIANFYFDRKEYLNAVYNYENILNILENIKNKDYELMLFTADNYFANANAYYNEFLKSGNMDNIEIMFEYYNKAIDSYNLIDNKDYNIIKNIGMCHYQIANINLKCNMHNLTVTNFDLNSKMFDICITNFNAAISNFQYILKNSVTNLLSDYQQFEINFKIAESYFYLGYIYYLYHLSSNVYQCYENAMLYYNDAFKLISNTDNIQNKIVVLNQMGILYSYFGNYKLSINIYKYAVNIIGDIKNIRNDPQLYLSIYINLASSYIKNKNYDEAIKISKYLYDNIENIGLNNEHDITSIILSLSIVYAITRKYDEAITILKKAINENYTHYDIYHNLGRCLIEKGNYQEGINYISKSNREQSKAYLAYAHLKLNENEKAYEILDELVKNNVNYDVFIIVYRMYEEALLDKLKSKDIIEKILKKI from the coding sequence TTGAAATGTAATTGTTATGGTAAAATAGCTAATTTTTATTTTGATAGAAAAGAATATCTGAATGCAGTTTATAATTATGAAAATATTCTAAATATATTAGAAAATATAAAAAATAAGGATTATGAATTAATGTTATTTACAGCTGATAATTATTTTGCAAATGCTAATGCATATTATAATGAGTTTTTAAAATCAGGAAATATGGATAACATAGAAATAATGTTTGAATATTACAATAAAGCAATAGATAGTTATAATTTGATAGATAATAAAGATTATAACATTATAAAAAATATAGGAATGTGTCATTACCAAATAGCAAATATTAATTTAAAGTGTAATATGCATAATTTAACTGTTACTAATTTCGATTTGAATTCAAAAATGTTTGATATTTGTATAACAAATTTTAATGCTGCAATAAGTAATTTTCAATATATCTTAAAAAATAGTGTTACTAATTTACTATCAGATTATCAACAATTTGAAATTAATTTTAAAATAGCAGAGTCATATTTTTATTTGGGATATATTTATTATTTATATCATTTAAGCAGTAATGTATATCAATGTTATGAAAATGCAATGTTATATTATAATGATGCTTTTAAATTAATTTCAAATACAGATAATATACAAAATAAAATTGTTGTTTTAAATCAAATGGGAATTTTATACTCATATTTTGGAAATTATAAATTATCTATAAATATATATAAATATGCAGTTAATATTATAGGAGATATTAAAAATATAAGAAATGATCCTCAATTATATCTATCTATATATATAAATTTAGCTAGTTCTTATATAAAAAATAAAAACTATGATGAAGCAATAAAAATATCAAAATATCTATATGATAATATAGAAAATATAGGTCTTAATAATGAACATGATATTACAAGTATCATATTATCATTATCTATAGTATATGCTATAACTAGAAAATATGATGAAGCTATAACAATTCTTAAGAAAGCAATTAATGAAAATTATACCCATTATGATATATATCATAATTTAGGTCGTTGTTTAATTGAAAAAGGAAATTATCAAGAGGGCATTAATTATATATCTAAATCTAATAGAGAACAATCAAAAGCTTATTTAGCTTATGCTCATCTAAAATTAAATGAAAATGAAAAAGCATATGAGATATTAGATGAACTTGTAAAAAATAATGTAAATTATGATGTTTTTATCATTGTATACAGAATGTATGAAGAAGCTTTATTAGATAAATTAAAGTCTAAAGATATTATTGAAAAAATATTAAAAAAAATATAG